A single genomic interval of Trachemys scripta elegans isolate TJP31775 chromosome 3, CAS_Tse_1.0, whole genome shotgun sequence harbors:
- the THADA gene encoding thyroid adenoma-associated protein isoform X8: MVLKKKKEIQVDAFVLECQELETLRSFADAEDQNLASLLLHCVQLSDGIHQIYSIKQIMTLLKKMDRNSACSPMIKCCLDIVGVMYFSLGAKNPLKKVLASSLNGLPEQLTNEAVHSFVRCLKEELKTTDLCLYRKVMDNLASCMENFSLGKASIKNLFKEVLQFLQKSVLEIQEENRKLSGNSIAETRLMHDLLMAIKVSMMLLQKVQEKFQGSLWKKPGSLVWQSMCGLLKSFTNFLMDEGLLPTVQTTSGLAVILFTKTMFEPVEKLPCLVSDLLLRSVKCASVPEWFVSSCGCLCTEELSDSVLLFLCHGALAMLEWKNGSMGENGEKLLLDIALVLLSLASRLKESNMAVSLSRILAIWTNSALDVLESSSQNLKSSLNGNSNTTGKLLEYVYTHWEHPLDAVRHQAKLIFKNILRIHQAALKGSVVKSDPFLPMLTESLLSLEWHVKGKYASLGCLVECVGVENILTVDRTIPAQILDVMGDQSLAPYASDLLETMFINHKSHLISAFQKTIWINHWHDTWVSPLLLILCEGNPDQTTYVIDYYLPKLLKCSPDSLSYMIKILQASADANIGSCNTRGALGALMACLRTARAHGHLQFRDIMRDGLLSIGCVKQGLVHQHNQVRIDALGLLCETHRSTEILTMEEMQLIQFFITYNLNSQSPAVRQQICSLLKKLFCRIQESSQVLYKLEQSKTKQELIKESAKWDHLATLQQYKDFMSSICDKLFEALFPGSSHPTRFSSLTILGSIAEIFCAPEGQMQAVFQLAQEIDPTRVQTLIQCFASTFEEVKVLAFELLMKLHDMLDLQDSENLHLLFQAAMDLSISTKPYDCVTASYLLNFLIHHKGLLNVCLNNQQVAHAFQIDEDMSASTMEKNTLAVIKYLLANLEQEIFQAEKSLLQAAASFPMYGRVHCITGALQQLPLK, translated from the exons atggttttgaagaagaagaaagaaattcAAGTTGATGCATTTGTTCTTGAGTGCCAAGAGCTTGAAACACTTCGGT CATTTGCAGATGCTGAAGACCAAAATCTGGCTTCTCTGTTGTTGCATTGTGTACAGCTGTCTGATGGTATCCATCAAATCTACTCTATCAAACAG ATTATGACATTATTGAAGAAGATGGATAGAAACTCTGCATGTAGCCCCATGATTAAATGCTGTTTGGATATTGTTGGAGTGATGTATTTTTCACTGGGCGCAAAGAATCCCTTGAAAAAGGTGTTGGCGAG TTCACTAAATGGCCTTCCTGAACAACTTACGAATGAAGCAGTGCACAGTTTTGTTCGTTGTCTTAAAGAAGAACTAAAAACTACAGACTTATGCTTGTACAGAAAAGTAATGGACAATCTTGCTTCCtgtatggaaaacttcagcctag GTAAAGCAAGTATTAAGAATTTATTCAAAGAAG ttctTCAGTTTCTGCAGAAGTCTGTCCTTGAAATACAGGAAGAAAACAG aaagcTTAGTGGAAATAGTATTGCTGAAACTCGACTGATGCATGATTTATTGATGGCCATTAAAGTTTCAATGATGCTACTACAGAAAGTACAAGAAAAATTTCAGGGAAGTCTTTGGAAGAAACCCGGTTCTCTTGTTTGGCAAAGTATGTGTGGTTTACTGAAGAGCTTCACAAACTTTTTAATGGATG AAGGTCTCTTGCCTACTGTTCAGACTACCTCAGGATTGGCTGTCATTCTCTTTACTAAGACTATGTTTGAGCCTGTTGAAAAGTTGCCTTGTTTG GTCAGTGACTTGCTCCTCCGCTCAGTGAAATGTGCTAGTGTACCAGAGTGGTTTGTGAGTAGCTGTGGGTGCCTCTGTACTGAAGAGCTCTCTGATTCAGTCCTCCTCTTCCTTTGTCATGGAGCGCTGGCCATGTTAGAGTGGAAGAATGGCAGTATGGGTGAAAATGGAGAGAAATTACTCTTAGATATTGCATTGGTTTTGTTATCTTTGGCTTCACG attaaaagaatCCAATATGGCAGTATCCTTATCTAGAATCTTAGCTATTTGGACTAATTCAGCATTGGATGTCCTTGAATCAAGCTCCCAAAATCTAAAGAGCAGTCTTAATGGAAACTCCAACACAACTGGGAAACTGCTGGAATATGTGTACACGCATTGGGAACATCCTTTGGATGCTGTTAGACACCAGGCCAAGTTGATATTCAAGAATATCCTGCGGATACACCAAGCCGCTCTTAAAGGATCTGTTGTAAAATCAGACCCTTTCTTGCCAATGTTGACAGAGAGCTTGCTAAGTTTAGAATGGCATGTTAAAGGGAAATATGCTTCACTTGGCTGTCTGGTGGAGTGTGTGGGCgttgaaaatattttaacagtggACAGAACAATCCCAGCGCAAATCTTGGATGTAATGGGTGATCAGTCTCTTGCACCTTATGCAAGTGATCTTTTGGAAACCATGTTTATAAATCACAAGAGTCATCTAATATCTGCATTTCAAAAAACCATCTGGATTAACCACTGGCATGACACATGGGTATCTCCTCTTCTTTTAATATTGTGTGAAGGAAATCCTGACCAAACTACTTATGTAATAGATTACTATTTACCAAAACTGCTGAAATGTAGCCCTGACAGTCTGAGCTACATGATTAAAATTCTTCAGGCTTCAGCTGATGCTAATATTG GCTCTTGCAATACCAGAGGTGCTCTTGGAGCCTTGATGGCATGCCTGAGAACAGCTAGAGCTCATGGACATTTACAATTTAGAGATATCATGAGGGATGGTCTACTATCAATTGGATGTGTAAAGCAAGGTTTAGTTCATCAGCATAATCAG GTTCGCATTGATGCTTTAGGTTTGCTTTGTGAAACTCATCGGAGCACAGAAATCTTGACTATGGAAGAGATGCAGCTGATTCAGTTTTTTATTACGTACAATTTGAACAGCCAGTCCCCTGCAGTGAGGCAGCAGATTTGTTCCCTACTAAAAAAG TTGTTCTGCAGAATACAAGAAAGTTCCCAGGTACTTTATAAACTGGAGCAAAGTAAAACCAAACAAGAGTTAATTAAAGAATCAGCTAAATGGGATCATTTGGCAACTTTACAGCAGTATAAA GATTTCATGTCATCTATATGTGACAAACTTTTTGAAGCCCTGTTTCCTGGCTCATCCCATCCAACCAGATTTTCTTCATTAACTATTCTGGGATCAATAGCAGAAATATTTTGTGCTCCAGAAG GTCAGATGCAAGCAGTCTTTCAGTTGGCTCAAGAGATTGATCCTACCCGTGTTCAAACGCTAATCCAGTGTTTTGCCAGCACTTTTGAGGAAGTAAAAGTTTTAGCATTTGAACTTCTTATGAAACTACATGATATGTTAGATTTACAG gatTCTGAAAACCTACATCTCTTATTTCAAGCAGCCATGGATCTTAGCATAAGTACCAAACCCTATGACTGTGTTACTGCCTCATATTTGCTGAACTTTTTAATACATCATAAGGGGCTACTGAATGTCTGCTTAAACAATCAACAGGTTGCACATGCATTTCAGATAGATGAGGATATGTCTGCAAGCACCATGGAAAAGAACACTTTAGCTG